In the genome of Aureimonas sp. OT7, one region contains:
- a CDS encoding Do family serine endopeptidase, with protein MKTLLDSRLKRRVSAAALAAGIAGFAFGGVLTNTYPSNAQPVTVENPKEQFGFADVVDKVSPAVVSVRVRGETRPVASRGESMQSPFDNLPEDHPLRRFFDFGNPGQPGGPQGRPGPRPQQRPSMAQGSGFFISDDGYIVTNNHVVADGDNFTVVTDKGKEYNAELVGTDPRTDLALLKVNEDDVKFTYVDFADDTRMRVGDWVVAVGNPFGLGGSVTAGIISARGRDIGAGPYDDFLQIDAAVNRGNSGGPAFNLEGKVVGVNTAIYSPSGGNVGIAFAIPASTAQNVINSLRQNGSVQRGWLGVQIAPVTQDIADAVGLSEDKGAIVTLPDNETPASKAGIRTGDVITAVNGQTVDTPRELARDIANFRPGAEVDITVWRNGAAENLKVTLGDLSSLDESASANGTQRSVPTDPSALAGYGLKLTPSDDGDGVVVTDIDADSEAATRGVQVGDVIVAVNGTEVRSQGDIESAIKAASDAGRKAALFQIRSGDQNRFVALPIDEG; from the coding sequence ATGAAAACGCTCCTGGACTCCCGCTTGAAGCGCCGTGTCAGTGCCGCCGCGCTGGCTGCCGGCATTGCCGGCTTTGCCTTCGGTGGCGTTCTAACCAACACCTACCCGTCCAATGCCCAGCCGGTGACGGTCGAAAACCCCAAGGAGCAGTTCGGCTTCGCCGACGTGGTGGACAAGGTTTCCCCGGCCGTCGTGTCGGTGCGGGTGCGTGGTGAAACCCGCCCCGTCGCCTCGCGCGGGGAAAGCATGCAGTCGCCCTTCGACAACCTTCCTGAAGATCATCCGCTGCGCCGCTTCTTCGATTTCGGCAACCCGGGCCAGCCGGGCGGACCGCAGGGCCGGCCGGGGCCCAGGCCGCAACAGCGGCCGAGCATGGCGCAGGGCTCGGGCTTCTTCATCTCCGACGACGGCTATATCGTCACCAACAACCACGTCGTGGCGGATGGCGACAACTTCACCGTCGTCACGGACAAGGGCAAGGAATACAATGCGGAGCTGGTCGGCACGGACCCGCGCACCGACCTCGCCCTGCTGAAGGTCAACGAGGACGACGTCAAGTTCACCTATGTCGATTTCGCCGACGACACGCGCATGCGGGTCGGTGACTGGGTCGTGGCCGTCGGCAATCCGTTCGGCCTCGGCGGCTCGGTGACCGCCGGCATCATCTCGGCGCGCGGCCGCGACATCGGCGCCGGCCCTTACGACGACTTCCTGCAGATCGATGCGGCGGTGAACCGTGGCAATTCCGGTGGTCCGGCCTTCAACCTCGAAGGCAAGGTGGTCGGCGTCAACACGGCCATCTACTCGCCGTCGGGCGGCAATGTCGGCATCGCCTTCGCCATTCCGGCTTCGACCGCGCAGAACGTCATCAACTCTCTGCGGCAGAACGGCTCCGTCCAGCGCGGCTGGCTGGGCGTGCAGATCGCGCCGGTTACCCAGGACATCGCCGACGCCGTCGGCTTGAGCGAGGACAAGGGCGCTATCGTCACCCTACCCGACAACGAGACGCCGGCATCCAAGGCCGGCATCCGCACCGGCGACGTCATCACCGCGGTCAACGGGCAGACGGTGGACACGCCGCGCGAGCTTGCCCGCGATATCGCCAACTTCCGTCCGGGCGCCGAGGTGGATATCACCGTCTGGCGCAATGGCGCGGCGGAAAACCTCAAGGTCACGCTGGGCGATCTGTCGTCGCTGGACGAATCGGCTTCGGCAAACGGCACGCAGCGCAGCGTTCCGACCGACCCGTCGGCGCTGGCGGGCTATGGCCTCAAGCTGACCCCCTCCGACGATGGCGACGGCGTCGTGGTGACGGATATCGACGCGGATTCCGAAGCGGCCACCAGGGGCGTGCAGGTGGGTGACGTCATCGTAGCGGTCAACGGGACGGAAGTCCGGAGCCAGGGCGATATCGAGTCGGCCATCAAGGCCGCCTCCGATGCCGGCCGCAAGGCGGCCCTGTTCCAGATCCGCTCCGGCGATCAGAACCGCTTCGTCGCCCTGCCGATCGACGAGGGTTGA
- a CDS encoding cytochrome c-type biogenesis protein, producing MRLLFALLVLCATLLPAHAVQPDEVLANPALEARARMLSAGLRCMVCQNQSIDDSDAPLARDLRLLVRERLEAGDSDREVLSYLTDRYGEFVLLRPPFRLGTALLWGFPVLLLLAGLLFLLVRARGRHRGESRLTEEEERALRNLTNIS from the coding sequence ATGAGGCTGCTGTTCGCCCTTCTGGTCCTATGCGCCACCTTGCTGCCCGCCCACGCCGTGCAACCCGACGAAGTGCTCGCAAACCCGGCGCTGGAGGCCCGCGCCCGGATGCTTTCGGCCGGGCTCCGATGCATGGTCTGCCAGAACCAGTCGATAGACGACAGCGATGCGCCGCTGGCCCGCGATCTGCGCCTGCTGGTGCGGGAAAGGCTGGAGGCCGGCGACAGCGACCGCGAGGTGTTGTCGTACCTCACGGATCGCTATGGCGAATTCGTGCTGCTGCGCCCGCCCTTCCGCCTCGGCACGGCCCTCCTGTGGGGCTTTCCGGTGCTGTTGCTGCTGGCCGGGCTGCTTTTCCTTCTGGTGCGCGCACGCGGCCGGCATCGCGGCGAGTCACGCCTGACGGAAGAGGAAGAGCGGGCGTTGAGGAACCTTACGAACATTTCATGA